A stretch of Acidobacteriota bacterium DNA encodes these proteins:
- a CDS encoding class I SAM-dependent methyltransferase: MTTGIRIKPEENEVYLEKLKGTTAIQIFLHTKEDLVFSIDIYSFQPQNHPENHLGWWHFKMENGNHLLGLRFDFNKINESSLKVFKEGKEITPENLWVNPYYNLDPLQDCKLVFWNKNTEIIFLKRVLLKIDDKNVLKSFYKRQYIRDGYTPEMPFLHLLHQYKLKILRKYFAKYFRGRVLDVGCGLSLFTAIERKWKFKIFAGDIEFELMKERKEKRPDISWIVFDASHLPFKSESFDSIFAGEILEHLPGPEKGIKEWKRVHKVGGILIITTPNRERRINRINRQNWPFSPDHLREFSFEELNKTILPEAGYKPLKKKGIYIELFTKSNKWWKEDYLQREGNKKSNKLMMKFLNHLGFYFPKHSLDLITVAKKLNKDK, encoded by the coding sequence ATGACAACAGGAATTAGAATAAAACCTGAAGAAAATGAGGTATACCTTGAGAAATTGAAAGGAACAACAGCCATACAAATTTTTTTGCATACGAAGGAAGATCTTGTATTTTCAATTGATATATATTCATTTCAGCCTCAGAACCATCCTGAAAATCATCTTGGGTGGTGGCATTTTAAAATGGAAAATGGAAATCATCTTTTAGGCCTGAGGTTTGATTTTAATAAAATCAACGAAAGCTCTTTAAAGGTATTTAAAGAAGGAAAAGAAATTACACCTGAAAATTTATGGGTCAATCCTTATTATAATCTGGATCCATTACAGGACTGTAAGTTAGTTTTTTGGAATAAAAATACAGAAATAATTTTTTTGAAAAGAGTGTTACTGAAAATCGATGATAAAAATGTTTTAAAGTCTTTCTATAAAAGGCAATATATTAGAGATGGATACACCCCTGAGATGCCTTTCCTTCATTTACTACATCAGTATAAATTAAAAATTTTAAGGAAGTATTTTGCTAAATATTTCAGAGGTAGAGTGCTTGATGTTGGATGTGGGCTCTCTCTGTTTACTGCAATCGAAAGAAAATGGAAGTTTAAAATATTTGCAGGAGATATAGAGTTTGAGCTCATGAAGGAGAGAAAGGAGAAAAGGCCTGATATAAGCTGGATAGTTTTCGATGCTTCCCATCTTCCCTTTAAATCTGAAAGCTTTGATTCGATTTTTGCAGGAGAAATTTTAGAACATCTTCCCGGCCCGGAAAAGGGAATTAAAGAATGGAAAAGAGTTCATAAGGTGGGAGGAATTTTAATAATTACAACTCCAAACAGGGAAAGGAGAATAAATAGAATCAACAGACAGAACTGGCCATTTAGCCCAGACCATTTGAGAGAATTTTCTTTTGAAGAACTGAATAAAACTATTCTTCCTGAAGCTGGGTATAAACCTTTAAAAAAGAAGGGAATTTACATTGAACTTTTTACAAAATCAAATAAATGGTGGAAAGAAGACTATCTTCAGAGGGAAGGGAATAAAAAGTCGAATAAATTGATGATGAAATTTTTAAACCATTTAGGGTTTTATTTCCCAAAACATTCTCTTGATTTAATCACCGTGGCAAAAAAGCTAAATAAAGATAAGTAA